A section of the Engystomops pustulosus chromosome 3, aEngPut4.maternal, whole genome shotgun sequence genome encodes:
- the LOC140122982 gene encoding olfactory receptor 5AR1-like: MENQTLVTEFVLLGFTMHPRINIALFVLFLLIYGITIGGNGLIICMVIGNHQLHKPMYFFLCMLSFLDLGYSSTALPKLLTDLLSTERLISLSACVIQMYVILLVEGSECLLLAVMAYDRYVAICHPLHYPVLMRWGNCCKLVFLVFFITFMLTIFPSIFTPVTFCFNRINHFMCEMLAVLKLSCVNISDNELVIFSVSFLSLLLPLTLILLSYAFIIRSVLKLRSAGRSKAFSTCTSHLGVVALYFGTVMLMYFGPSSMYSTDQEKYSSIFYVIISPMLNPLIYSLNNREVKETFKKVLTKLSS, from the coding sequence ATGGAGAACCAGACCCTCGTCACTGAATTTGTTCTCCTTGGGTTCACTATGCATCCAAGGATAAATATCGCTCTGTTTGTCCTGTTTTTGCTCATCTATGGGATAACTATTGGTGGAAATGGTCTTATAATCTGCATGGTGATAGGCAACCATCAGCTGCACAAGCCCATGTATTTCTTCCTTTGCATGTTATCCTTTCTTGACTTGGGCTACTCGTCAACTGCTTTGCCAAAATTATTGACCGACTTATTGTCTACGGAGAGGCTGATTTCACTTAGTGCTTGTGTGATACAGATGTACGTCATCCTCCTGGTGGAAGGATCGGAGTGTCTTCTCCTGGCTGTGATGGCTTATGACCGATATGTCGCCATTTGCCATCCTCTCCACTACCCGGTGCTCATGCGATGGGGTAACTGTTGTAAGTTGGTCTTTCTTGTCTTTTTTATAACCTTTATGTTGACCATTTTCCCTTCCATTTTTACGCCGGTTACTTTTTGTTTCAACCGGATCAACCATTTCATGTGCGAGATGTTAGCCGTCCTCAAGTTGTCATGTGTGAACATCTCCGACAACGAACTTGTGATATTTTCTGTCAGTTTCCTCTCTCTCCTTCTTCCTCTTACTCTGATCCTACTGTCTTATGCCTTCATCATACGCTCCGTACTGAAGCTTCGCTCTGCCGGAAGGTCTAAGGCTTTCTCCACCTGCACCTCACATCTCGGGGTGGTGGCTTTGTACTTTGGGACGGTCATGTTGATGTATTTTGGTCCCTCGTCCATGTACTCCACAGACCAGGAGAAATATAGCTCcatattttatgtaattatttCCCCAATGCTGAATCCTCTCATCTATAGTCTCAATAACCGGGAAGTTAAGGAAACCTTCAAGAAGGTCCTCACGAAGCTCAGTTCTTAG